From Oligoflexia bacterium, a single genomic window includes:
- the accB gene encoding acetyl-CoA carboxylase biotin carboxyl carrier protein, with protein sequence MNLKELKEIFRLIEKTDFAEVEIQKDEFFIKVNRYNKDNLAKDVVKTAVNPVEDVSKLTHVVENAPAATNNAPHESSLEANAGKYITSPFVGTFYGAPSPDSENYVSIGSSVKKGQIVCIVEAMKLMNELESEVEGKIKEILVENGQPVEFGQKLFLVD encoded by the coding sequence ATGAACTTAAAAGAACTCAAAGAAATTTTTAGGTTGATTGAGAAAACTGATTTTGCAGAAGTAGAAATTCAGAAAGATGAATTTTTTATTAAGGTTAACCGTTATAACAAAGATAACCTTGCAAAAGATGTTGTAAAAACAGCGGTCAATCCAGTTGAAGACGTTTCAAAGCTTACTCATGTTGTTGAAAACGCACCTGCAGCCACTAATAACGCTCCACATGAGAGCTCATTAGAAGCCAATGCAGGAAAATATATAACATCACCTTTTGTGGGTACGTTTTACGGCGCTCCATCACCAGATTCAGAAAATTATGTTAGCATTGGTTCAAGTGTAAAAAAAGGCCAAATTGTTTGTATTGTTGAAGCCATGAAATTAATGAATGAGCTGGAAAGCGAAGTTGAAGGAAAAATTAAAGAAATTTTGGTAGAAAATGGTCAACCGGTAGAGTTTGGTCAAAAGCTTTTTTTAGTTGATTAA
- the pilO gene encoding type 4a pilus biogenesis protein PilO — protein sequence MNQFLAQFEKQPKALKMGVLCFLLLVILFVEYQFFISSRNAEIDKNQKEISKLEKEYSESQAIADNLESFIAQVAFLDEELKRALLLLPNEEDIQGVLRAISKEANVTNVRLISFKPQNRANKGFYASLTMTIKFEGSFHDIAKFIDRVGKLKRIINVSDIVFERVADKSLTVTAKATTYMFGGNS from the coding sequence ATGAACCAGTTCCTCGCTCAGTTTGAAAAACAACCTAAAGCATTAAAAATGGGGGTGCTGTGCTTTTTACTGTTGGTTATATTGTTTGTTGAGTATCAATTTTTTATTTCGTCGAGAAATGCTGAAATAGATAAAAATCAAAAAGAAATTTCTAAATTAGAAAAAGAATACAGTGAAAGTCAAGCTATAGCAGATAACCTTGAAAGCTTTATTGCCCAAGTTGCTTTTTTAGATGAAGAGTTGAAGAGAGCTTTGTTGTTGTTGCCAAATGAAGAAGATATTCAAGGTGTTTTAAGAGCTATTTCAAAGGAAGCCAACGTCACCAATGTTCGTTTGATAAGTTTTAAGCCGCAAAATAGGGCCAATAAAGGGTTTTATGCGAGCTTGACCATGACTATAAAGTTTGAAGGTAGCTTTCATGATATAGCAAAGTTTATTGATAGAGTGGGCAAGTTAAAGAGAATTATCAATGTTTCTGATATTGTTTTTGAACGAGTTGCAGACAAAAGCCTAACCGTAACGGCTAAAGCTACAACCTATATGTTTGGGGGTAACTCGTGA
- a CDS encoding pilus assembly protein PilP, whose product MKQIIESMFRFVLPSAFVLLAACGEKVSNGNDPNQANKNPQVNVAKKQELIQPSSRFGTEKNVYFYDPEGKRNPFEPYNLKQDNVVNIVESPLEKYQLAELSLVGIIWGIADPRGMIKAPDGETYVVRRMSRIGRNKGKVARVARDSVYVEEEYRDPASGNIALKETRIELEKDNVDALSGGLKADD is encoded by the coding sequence GTGAAGCAAATCATAGAGTCTATGTTTCGTTTTGTTTTACCAAGCGCTTTTGTGTTGTTAGCCGCTTGTGGTGAAAAAGTTTCTAATGGCAATGACCCAAATCAAGCTAATAAAAATCCTCAAGTCAACGTTGCTAAAAAACAAGAGTTAATTCAACCTTCAAGCCGTTTTGGAACAGAAAAAAATGTTTATTTTTATGATCCAGAAGGAAAAAGAAACCCTTTTGAACCGTACAACCTTAAACAAGACAATGTGGTGAATATTGTTGAATCACCGTTAGAAAAATACCAGTTGGCGGAGTTATCTTTAGTTGGAATTATTTGGGGAATTGCTGATCCAAGGGGAATGATTAAGGCACCTGACGGTGAAACATATGTTGTGAGACGGATGTCAAGAATAGGTCGTAATAAAGGCAAAGTTGCAAGAGTTGCCAGAGATAGTGTTTATGTAGAGGAAGAGTATCGTGACCCTGCTTCGGGTAATATTGCCTTAAAAGAAACTAGAATTGAGTTAGAAAAAGATAATGTAGATGCTTTATCTGGAGGACTGAAAGCTGATGATTAG
- a CDS encoding PilN domain-containing protein has product MIRINLLPTKANIRKENALFQLGAGVVTCVFLIIVCFVVNKTYDSKIKKQQTTIADLKTKISRLASIKKQVEDFKKKKQDLESKIKTIEDLDNSRSGPVKLLEEFTYVLPEKAWLTEFKENNKRLEISGVAVDGPTVSQFVDQLNQSKFFQDIKLVQVEHGQRPEASFKRFNIVCNVNYNIENNESTEGGKS; this is encoded by the coding sequence ATGATTCGCATTAATCTTTTACCTACAAAAGCAAATATTAGAAAAGAAAATGCATTGTTTCAACTTGGAGCAGGCGTTGTCACCTGTGTTTTTTTAATCATTGTATGTTTTGTGGTTAATAAAACTTACGATAGTAAAATTAAAAAACAACAAACAACCATTGCAGATTTAAAAACAAAAATTAGTCGATTAGCGAGCATTAAAAAACAAGTGGAGGACTTTAAAAAGAAAAAGCAAGATCTAGAGAGTAAAATTAAAACAATTGAAGATTTGGATAACAGTAGATCTGGTCCGGTAAAGTTATTAGAAGAGTTTACTTATGTTTTGCCGGAAAAAGCTTGGTTAACGGAGTTTAAAGAAAACAATAAGCGATTAGAAATATCTGGAGTTGCAGTTGATGGGCCAACTGTATCGCAGTTTGTTGATCAGCTCAATCAGTCAAAGTTTTTTCAAGATATAAAATTGGTTCAAGTTGAACATGGCCAAAGGCCTGAGGCATCGTTTAAGCGTTTTAACATTGTATGTAATGTAAATTATAATATTGAAAATAATGAATCAACTGAAGGGGGTAAATCATGA
- the rdgB gene encoding RdgB/HAM1 family non-canonical purine NTP pyrophosphatase codes for MNICIATQNQGKLKEFQYLAEQFCPQLSFYSIKEATQEPVPDVIENGSTFLENASIKAKAYARWLKRPCLSDDSGLMVEALAGEPGLYSARYAGPDATDAENNAKLLQEIKSKQLIEPKAKFVCVLAYFNPLTEQLLTAEGELHGYIVAQPRGSQGFGYNPLFCVEQSKKTLAEMGMEEKLSLDHRSLAFQALSQKLQSIL; via the coding sequence ATGAACATCTGTATTGCCACGCAAAATCAAGGAAAGCTGAAAGAGTTTCAGTATTTGGCTGAGCAGTTCTGTCCACAGCTTTCTTTTTATTCCATCAAGGAAGCCACACAAGAGCCTGTGCCTGATGTAATTGAAAATGGTAGCACTTTTTTAGAAAACGCCAGCATCAAAGCCAAGGCTTATGCACGTTGGCTAAAAAGACCTTGTCTTTCAGATGATTCAGGCCTAATGGTTGAAGCCTTGGCAGGTGAGCCGGGCTTGTATTCTGCACGCTATGCTGGTCCTGATGCCACAGATGCAGAAAATAATGCAAAGTTATTGCAAGAAATTAAAAGCAAACAGCTCATAGAACCTAAAGCAAAGTTTGTTTGTGTTTTAGCGTATTTTAACCCCTTAACCGAGCAGCTATTAACAGCAGAAGGTGAGCTGCACGGCTATATTGTTGCTCAGCCAAGAGGAAGTCAAGGCTTTGGCTACAACCCTTTGTTTTGTGTTGAGCAAAGTAAAAAAACTTTGGCTGAGATGGGTATGGAAGAAAAACTCAGTTTGGATCATCGTTCGCTAGCGTTTCAGGCCTTGAGTCAAAAATTACAAAGTATCCTATGA
- a CDS encoding tetratricopeptide repeat protein encodes METIENNESNHQQRLRQTLINQPSVEAFYDYADSYRRLAQYQQALKIVVDGLGEFPLSVRLKLLKAQIYFEMSDLNNSLETYHTVVEYTQDNAHAIKAIAQIYIEQKKYAEAKAMLQKLKQEDKDEDAWVERMLNKINASSQDIGRIHSKTLAKLYEQQGFSQEAKNVYQEIGVNHNQDLSKLEKLEICLKRIQERRKSL; translated from the coding sequence ATGGAAACAATTGAAAATAATGAATCTAATCATCAACAACGTTTAAGACAAACGCTCATCAATCAACCCAGTGTTGAAGCATTTTATGATTATGCAGACTCTTATAGAAGACTTGCTCAATATCAGCAAGCACTCAAAATAGTTGTAGATGGTCTTGGAGAATTTCCATTAAGTGTTCGTTTAAAACTTTTAAAAGCGCAGATCTACTTTGAGATGTCAGATCTAAATAACAGTTTAGAGACATACCATACAGTTGTTGAGTATACCCAAGACAATGCACATGCAATCAAAGCCATTGCCCAAATTTATATTGAACAGAAAAAATATGCTGAAGCTAAAGCCATGTTGCAAAAGCTAAAACAAGAAGACAAAGATGAAGATGCATGGGTAGAAAGAATGTTAAATAAAATCAATGCATCAAGTCAGGATATTGGGCGCATACACTCAAAAACACTAGCAAAATTGTATGAGCAACAAGGTTTTAGTCAAGAAGCAAAAAATGTTTATCAAGAAATAGGTGTAAATCATAATCAGGACTTAAGCAAGTTAGAAAAGCTAGAGATATGTTTAAAACGCATACAAGAAAGAAGGAAATCTTTATGA
- the pilQ gene encoding type IV pilus secretin PilQ: MIRVNKKFVIKKAGIAFAVGFFALWGCSQSKQKISDIKQQKKIETGVTQINGLKSLTLQDNEGHLVIKFEAEKALSPNIFRLSDPQRIVVDLVNTRNLLNDSVINSTSNVVKEVTVNEFNDNNNILSRVVIVLNKNVEYEAHALSNGLALKILAPNVRNTLPQENDNLSIAEFSLMENLDQDNVQTPKTNQTGFQSKITSANKNQLIKILSRPQIDGTEIELIFSEPIKEYHDFSLNGPNRIVFDLQDVENVLTEGKTVSVLSDEVSQIRLGEAKNKTRAVIDLSGIDHATYKVSKSDNRLKVYIPSKSIPDVVPTMNKTTDIASRDKIKNESKVKQDKTKDAAVSMVALDNTATSTQVNSSELKENSFLDLAAMNSNVVSSPNNATKVNNAKALASVKRQESKTTTINHLNSLQLEKDKEQALLKLVLDNNVDYEILNSQPDVLKIELNNVAYKKSKLKKLLKQQNYSGTAINDLSIKKADKNNILVELSLKDQAIFEVGEEEKGLLVRVSPKKQEQEVVADNRLLLTNNETLALNNVEDTNSLSKSNARPQESKTVARATRPVITDNQNQVETLANDLIEVQGLEDDVKNTFPQERVIENPLGLEVQDSNKIKNYAYVKEEFMSDTIADGEPLSQMGSILSGAVEGKKFTGRRISLDFKDAEVKSIFKLIAEISQFNIIISDDVTGRITIRLDEVPWDQAFAIILQTRGLWFEKYGNIIRVAPAANLQREKEAAADAEKAAKAVKPLDILFKPVSFAQAGTLEKQVKSVLSDRGTVDIDSRTNTLIIKDIREHLDKAKRMIDILDTQTPQVTIEARIVEATTTFTRSFGINWSGSASFTSATGNPTGLFFPNSIGIPNFALNFPVEAGAINTQANLRLGSINNILDLDLAIALGEQEGNFKLISSPKVTVLDNSSATISAGTQIPYQTQSDNLGTNVNFQTANTSLTVTPHITNDGSILMSISATRDEPNFSASVDGNPTIDQRTASTEVLVKSGNTTVIGGIYSTSSGGNQSRLPVLHRIPIIGALFKNYNKTVRRSELLIFVTPRIVGDERKAIRNVRE; the protein is encoded by the coding sequence ATGATTAGAGTTAATAAAAAGTTTGTTATTAAAAAAGCTGGTATTGCATTTGCGGTTGGTTTTTTTGCTTTATGGGGTTGTAGTCAAAGTAAACAAAAAATCTCTGATATTAAACAGCAGAAAAAAATAGAAACAGGTGTAACACAAATTAATGGTCTTAAAAGTTTAACGCTACAAGATAATGAAGGTCATCTTGTTATTAAATTTGAAGCGGAAAAAGCGCTTTCACCTAATATTTTTAGACTTTCTGACCCACAAAGAATTGTGGTTGACTTAGTGAACACGCGTAATTTACTCAATGACAGTGTTATCAACTCTACCAGTAATGTTGTTAAAGAGGTTACGGTCAACGAGTTTAATGACAATAATAATATTTTAAGTCGAGTGGTCATTGTTTTAAATAAAAATGTTGAATACGAAGCACATGCGTTAAGCAATGGTCTGGCGTTAAAAATATTGGCTCCAAATGTAAGAAATACTTTGCCACAAGAAAATGATAATCTGTCCATTGCTGAGTTTTCTCTTATGGAGAACCTAGATCAAGACAATGTACAAACACCCAAAACAAATCAAACTGGATTCCAATCAAAAATAACCTCTGCCAATAAAAATCAATTGATTAAAATATTATCTCGTCCGCAGATAGATGGAACAGAGATTGAGTTGATTTTTTCAGAGCCTATTAAAGAATATCATGACTTTTCTTTAAATGGACCAAACAGAATTGTGTTTGATCTCCAAGACGTTGAAAATGTGCTAACGGAAGGTAAAACAGTTTCTGTTTTAAGTGATGAAGTGTCTCAGATAAGACTGGGGGAAGCAAAAAATAAAACAAGAGCTGTGATTGATTTATCTGGGATTGATCATGCAACTTACAAAGTATCAAAAAGTGATAATAGGTTAAAAGTATATATCCCATCAAAAAGTATTCCTGATGTGGTGCCCACAATGAACAAAACAACTGATATTGCATCAAGGGATAAGATAAAAAATGAAAGTAAAGTAAAGCAAGATAAAACAAAAGATGCTGCGGTATCTATGGTGGCACTTGATAATACAGCTACAAGCACTCAAGTAAATAGTTCAGAATTAAAAGAAAACAGCTTTCTTGACCTGGCAGCAATGAATAGCAATGTTGTTTCTTCTCCAAACAATGCAACTAAAGTCAATAATGCAAAAGCTTTAGCATCTGTTAAGCGTCAAGAAAGTAAAACAACAACGATCAATCATTTGAATAGTTTGCAGTTAGAAAAAGACAAAGAACAAGCTTTATTAAAATTAGTATTGGATAATAATGTTGATTATGAAATACTTAACTCTCAACCTGATGTGCTAAAAATAGAATTGAACAACGTTGCATACAAAAAATCTAAGTTAAAAAAATTATTAAAGCAGCAAAACTATTCTGGCACAGCAATCAATGATTTAAGTATTAAAAAAGCGGACAAAAATAATATCTTGGTTGAATTATCTTTGAAAGATCAGGCAATTTTTGAAGTTGGAGAAGAAGAAAAAGGTTTGTTGGTTAGGGTTAGTCCTAAAAAGCAAGAACAAGAAGTTGTTGCGGATAATAGACTTTTGTTAACCAACAATGAAACGCTTGCACTAAATAATGTAGAAGATACAAACTCTTTATCAAAGTCAAATGCAAGACCACAAGAATCAAAAACTGTGGCCCGTGCAACACGTCCAGTTATTACTGATAATCAAAACCAAGTTGAGACTTTAGCGAATGACTTAATTGAGGTACAAGGTTTAGAGGATGATGTTAAGAATACTTTTCCTCAGGAACGGGTGATAGAGAATCCTTTGGGTTTAGAGGTTCAAGATAGCAATAAAATTAAAAATTATGCCTATGTAAAAGAAGAGTTCATGAGTGATACGATTGCTGATGGAGAGCCACTAAGTCAAATGGGATCAATCTTATCAGGTGCTGTTGAAGGAAAAAAATTCACAGGTAGACGCATTTCTTTAGATTTTAAAGATGCGGAGGTTAAAAGCATTTTTAAGCTGATTGCAGAGATTTCACAGTTCAATATTATTATTTCTGATGATGTTACAGGTAGAATTACAATACGCTTGGATGAGGTGCCTTGGGATCAGGCATTTGCAATTATTTTACAAACACGTGGCCTATGGTTTGAGAAGTATGGCAATATTATTCGTGTTGCGCCTGCAGCTAATTTGCAACGAGAAAAAGAAGCGGCTGCGGATGCTGAGAAAGCAGCAAAAGCAGTGAAACCTTTGGATATATTATTTAAGCCAGTAAGTTTTGCTCAAGCAGGAACTTTAGAAAAACAAGTAAAAAGTGTTTTAAGTGATAGAGGTACAGTAGATATTGATAGTAGAACCAATACCTTGATTATAAAAGATATCAGAGAGCATTTGGATAAAGCCAAAAGAATGATTGATATTTTAGATACGCAGACCCCACAGGTTACAATTGAAGCTAGAATTGTAGAGGCAACCACCACGTTTACCCGTTCATTTGGTATCAATTGGTCAGGGAGTGCTTCATTTACATCAGCAACTGGGAATCCAACAGGTTTATTTTTCCCCAACTCTATTGGTATACCCAACTTTGCTTTAAACTTTCCTGTAGAAGCTGGAGCAATTAATACTCAAGCAAATTTACGTTTAGGAAGTATCAATAATATTCTGGATTTGGATCTGGCTATTGCTCTTGGTGAACAAGAAGGTAACTTTAAGTTAATATCCTCACCTAAAGTAACGGTTTTGGATAATAGTTCTGCTACTATCTCTGCCGGTACACAAATACCTTATCAAACCCAAAGTGATAACTTAGGAACCAATGTTAACTTTCAGACGGCAAATACCAGTTTGACGGTTACACCGCATATCACCAATGATGGATCAATTTTAATGAGTATTAGTGCTACCCGTGATGAACCAAACTTTTCTGCATCGGTAGATGGAAATCCAACCATTGACCAACGTACAGCGAGTACAGAAGTTTTGGTAAAGAGTGGCAATACCACTGTTATTGGGGGGATATACTCAACATCCTCAGGTGGAAACCAGTCTCGCCTGCCTGTGTTACACCGCATTCCAATCATTGGGGCATTGTTTAAGAACTACAATAAAACGGTAAGACGATCTGAACTTTTGATTTTTGTAACGCCAAGAATTGTGGGAGATGAACGTAAAGCAATAAGAAATGTCAGGGAGTAA
- a CDS encoding zinc ribbon domain-containing protein, with product MKAKNCACCFMPLKQDLKESGSDIYCSYCYVDGRLLAEGMTLKEFKEKAYQGMLLKNMNKYKAKFFSWMIGFAPYWKTRQ from the coding sequence ATGAAAGCAAAAAACTGTGCCTGTTGTTTTATGCCACTGAAACAAGATTTAAAAGAAAGTGGTTCAGATATTTACTGTAGTTATTGTTATGTTGATGGTCGCCTTTTGGCCGAGGGGATGACTTTAAAAGAATTTAAAGAAAAAGCGTATCAAGGAATGCTTTTAAAAAACATGAACAAATATAAAGCTAAGTTTTTTTCTTGGATGATTGGTTTTGCACCTTATTGGAAAACACGGCAATAG
- the pilM gene encoding type IV pilus assembly protein PilM, with product MFFKRSNELVGVDLGSSSIKLVALEKVADNQYHLKHFRMLPLPKDTIIEGAIMDSAMVIDTISKLYELENIKEKNVATSISGNSVIVKKLVLPQMSIDELEQSIQWDADQYIPFDVSEVNLDVKILKEAGEGAGFDEMEILLAAAKKEVIADYVSVFEGASLKPVVIDLDVLAVGNMFEVNYPEFLDRTVLVANIGASMTNINIVGQGSSKFTRDVPLGGVNYTSDIQKQLQVSFEEAEDLKIGGKINMENSESIGNLSESNEVGAILHAVSESIAVEIQRSIDFFASQAMSEDVSAIFLTGGGAKSPGLKDSIMQNTELPTEIIDPFKSIYIDGAKFDEEQIKDIGPVAGVAVGLALREVLEL from the coding sequence TTGTTTTTTAAAAGATCAAATGAATTAGTTGGCGTTGACTTAGGGTCAAGTTCAATCAAGTTAGTAGCGCTTGAGAAAGTTGCTGATAATCAGTACCATCTTAAGCATTTTAGGATGTTGCCATTGCCTAAAGATACAATCATCGAGGGTGCAATTATGGATAGTGCTATGGTGATTGATACAATTAGTAAGTTGTATGAACTAGAAAATATAAAAGAGAAAAATGTAGCAACGTCAATCAGCGGTAACTCAGTGATTGTTAAAAAATTGGTGTTGCCACAAATGAGCATAGATGAGCTGGAACAATCCATTCAGTGGGATGCAGATCAATACATACCCTTTGACGTGTCTGAAGTAAATTTGGATGTTAAAATTTTAAAGGAAGCTGGCGAAGGCGCTGGCTTTGACGAGATGGAAATCCTGCTTGCAGCAGCAAAAAAAGAAGTGATTGCAGACTATGTTAGTGTGTTTGAAGGGGCCTCTTTAAAGCCGGTGGTGATTGATTTAGATGTTTTAGCAGTGGGTAACATGTTTGAAGTAAACTACCCAGAATTTTTAGATAGAACAGTGCTTGTGGCCAATATTGGGGCAAGTATGACAAATATAAATATTGTTGGCCAAGGAAGCTCAAAGTTCACAAGGGATGTGCCTTTAGGTGGGGTTAACTATACTTCAGATATTCAAAAACAATTACAAGTCAGTTTTGAAGAAGCAGAAGACCTTAAAATTGGCGGTAAAATTAATATGGAAAACTCAGAGTCCATCGGTAATTTATCTGAAAGTAATGAAGTTGGAGCTATCTTGCATGCAGTTTCAGAATCTATAGCAGTTGAAATTCAACGTTCGATTGACTTTTTTGCTTCTCAGGCAATGTCTGAAGATGTTTCAGCCATTTTTTTAACTGGTGGAGGCGCAAAGTCCCCGGGTTTAAAAGATTCTATAATGCAAAATACCGAGCTACCAACTGAAATTATTGATCCTTTTAAATCAATTTACATTGATGGTGCAAAGTTTGATGAAGAGCAAATTAAAGACATTGGTCCTGTAGCTGGTGTTGCTGTTGGTCTAGCGTTAAGGGAAGTTCTTGAACTATGA
- a CDS encoding nucleoside deaminase, which yields MNNLISLEEQDLFYMQKVYALAQKAFSQDEVPIAAVLLYQDQVFESFNQRQKTQLPHDHAEFNVIDQACRKFSTWRLNDATLYVSVEPCLMCSGLIYQSRIARVVFSVENPKGGALSFVEENAVKLGVNHSVSFSCGLLRAETENMLKQFFKNKRKKL from the coding sequence ATGAACAACCTCATTTCTTTAGAAGAACAAGATCTTTTTTACATGCAAAAAGTTTATGCCTTGGCGCAAAAAGCTTTTAGTCAAGATGAAGTGCCTATAGCAGCTGTACTGCTCTATCAAGATCAAGTGTTTGAATCCTTCAATCAAAGACAAAAAACTCAATTGCCGCACGATCATGCAGAGTTTAATGTAATTGATCAGGCCTGTCGTAAGTTTAGTACATGGCGTTTAAATGATGCAACGTTATATGTCAGTGTTGAACCATGTTTGATGTGTTCGGGACTTATCTATCAAAGTAGAATTGCAAGAGTTGTGTTTTCGGTTGAAAACCCAAAAGGTGGGGCTTTAAGCTTTGTTGAGGAAAATGCTGTTAAATTGGGCGTGAACCATTCTGTAAGCTTTAGTTGCGGGTTGTTGCGTGCTGAAACAGAAAACATGTTGAAGCAGTTTTTTAAAAACAAGAGAAAAAAACTCTAA